ACGACCTTGCCAAGGTCGGGGTCGCGGGTTCGAGTCTCGTCTCCCGCTCAAAATTGCCCAGGTGGTGGAATTGGTAGACACGCAGGACTTAAAATCCTGTTTGCAGTAATGCAAGTGCGGGTTCAAGTCCCGCCCCGGGTACATAAATCAGAATGAGAGGGAGAGAGAGAATGAGCATGAAATGATCATTCGAGCTCGTTGTCCTTATGAATTATTTCCCATTCTGTTCCTCGCACTATCACTCACTCTAAATCAGAATGAGTATTATTATAATGCATTTGTATCCTGTAAGTTTTTACCTCTTTTCCCTAATGTCATTTATCGTTTATATTATTCATTCAGTCAAATTAGATAAATTCTACATTGGCACGACTGATGACTTCAATAAAAGATTAGAAGAGCATAATCATTTAAAATATCCTAACAGTTTCACGGCCAAAGGTATCCCATGGAGTTTATACCTAACAATACTTTGCAAAACCTCAGGACAAGCCTACAAATTGGAAAAGTATATTAAATCCAGAAAATCTTCTGTTTTTATCAGAAAGTTAAAGTCAGATGAGCGGTTACTTTCAAATTTAATTTCTAGATTAACTTGAAAAAAGTCGACACGCAGTCCCGCTATCCAATTTGAAAGTTTTGATGGAAATTAAAAACAACTATGGATAGCGGGATTAAAATCCTGTTTGCAGTAATGCAAGTGCGGGTTCAATTCCGCTTTGAATAATATCTTAATATTTTATAGTTTTTTCAAAGCGGAACCGCCCCGGGTACATAAATCAGAATGAGAGGGAGAGAGAGAATGAGCATGAAATGATCATTCGAGCTCGTTGTCCTTATGAATTATTTCCCATTCTTTTCCTCGCACTCTCACTCACTCTAAATCAGAATGAGTATTATTATAATGTCATTTGTATCCTGTAAGTTTTTACCTCTTTTCCCTAATGTCATTTATCGTTTATATTATTCATTCAGTCAAATTAGATAAATTCTACATTGGCACGACTGATGACTTCAATAAAAGATTAGAAGAGCATAATCATTTAAAATATCCTAACAGTTTCACTGCCAAAGGTATCCCATGGAGTTTATACCTAACAATACTTTGCAAAACCTCAGGACAAGCCTACAAATTGGAAAAGTATATTAAATCCAGAAAATCTTCTGTTTTTATCAAAAAGCTAAGGTCAGATGAAAGCTTACTTTCTAATTTAATTTCTAAATTAACTTGAAAAAACTCGACACGCAGTCCCGCTATCCATTTCGAAAGTTTTGAAGACAATTAGAAACAAATATGGATAGCGGGATTAAAATCCTGTTTGCAGTAATGCAAGTGCGGGTTCAAGTCCGCTTTGAATAATATCTTAATATTTTATAGTTTTTTCAAAGCGGAACCGCCCCGGGTACATAAATCAGAATGAGAGGGAGAGAGAGAATGAGCATGAAATGATCATTCGAGCTCGTTCTCATTCTGATTTATCTCATAGCGCCAGGAGCGCCACTCCGATTCGCTTCGCATTCTGTTCCTCATTCTCTCTCTCGCCAATAACCTAGGTTACTCCCCATTATTTGGACCTAAAGTATCGTTTGTTATTTTAATAAATTTCATTTTAAGCAGCCTGAATTTTTATCAATTGTGAATATCCTTTCTCAGGTGATTGCCCAGTGGTCTGATGTATTTTTTGGTGATAGTAAACGATATGGTTTTGAACTCCCTCAAAAAGTTCAAAACCATTATTGCATGGATTGAGATAATGAAATCGTACTTTAAGCTTTTCCAAATTCTTTCAATCCTTACATTGCAAATGGTTCGTGGTTTGCTAACAACTTATGTAGAATGGTATATCAACTGTTTCCACATCATTTTCATCATTGCCACATTCTCAGGTGTTTCGGGTTTTGATTTTTAACACAAATTAATTTTTAAATTTATTGCTCAGACAAACAATAACCAGAAAGTGCCCAATATTTTAAAACTAAAATATATTTAATTCTATAATTTTAAAAAATATTTACTAATTTCACCTGAGTTTTAGGAACAATAAAATTATAAACAATGCCACGCTTAACCATCGATGTTGTTACAGATTATAGATATTTGACAGAGTTTGCGCATATTGAGGCCGTCCTGTATGATAATGAAAGCAAACAAACTTATACCTCACTTTCTTCATCTGCGGCTGATGCGGCTGAAACCGGCGGTCACAGAATGTCTGAATTCCCAAACCTAGCCCGTAAAAGCTACACACTGCTTGTGCGTCTTCTGGATACACATTTTCGAACTGTAAAAGGCAAAAGAACCATTATCTCCCTGGCCAATGATCGGGTAACAAGGGTCAGCATCCGACGCTAAAATCGGTATGATGAAGTTTAGAAATTAAGTATCTAATTTCTCTCGATCCAATCAGATATTGCCTTCCTAAAGGTTTTCAATTTCTTTTTATAATGTCTATTGATTCGCTTATTTTTTCGTTCCGGCACATCAACAGATAGAATCTTTTGAATATTTAAAATAACGGGCTTGAATTCTTGAGCATGATTTTTAAATTGTCTGTCAAGAACCTGGCAAACAGTTTCGAGGTTAAGAAGGCCCATCTCCCAGGAGTAAGGGTCCTCCAAATCCCGCTCCGTTCTCCGAGCAGAAGCTTCGAGATTAATGATAAGTGCTTTTACAAATTTTTCAGGATCAGACACATTGTTTTCAACAAGATAAGCATACACATATTGGGTATTATCCCCGTAAATAAAGGCTTCCTCAAATTCTTTATTTGTAAGTATAGCCAGCATGTCTTCTTCA
This window of the Saprospiraceae bacterium genome carries:
- a CDS encoding GIY-YIG nuclease family protein — translated: MSFIVYIIHSVKLDKFYIGTTDDFNKRLEEHNHLKYPNSFTAKGIPWSLYLTILCKTSGQAYKLEKYIKSRKSSVFIRKLKSDERLLSNLISRLT
- a CDS encoding GIY-YIG nuclease family protein, giving the protein MSFIVYIIHSVKLDKFYIGTTDDFNKRLEEHNHLKYPNSFTAKGIPWSLYLTILCKTSGQAYKLEKYIKSRKSSVFIKKLRSDESLLSNLISKLT